The following are from one region of the Candidatus Eremiobacteraceae bacterium genome:
- a CDS encoding tetratricopeptide repeat protein, whose translation MKRIALLALACGFVVASTGVASAQNFFRQMRVDSFEGSGIDLYHHGDYAGALSKFEDALRLSPDDLQVRYNHGLDLYALGRFSDAAGDFRACLVQQPDFVPALFNLGVTDIALNDYNGAKSIFQQILSDHPTSMRAHFDLGLSQYLSGHPDQAEKDFAVATLLHPQYVQAHYDRALAMYKTDNLVGADAELAAALKLNPSFAKGYFLRGAIRLREGDDSGARGQFESAAKTASDPVLKSLCSQIIAQIGV comes from the coding sequence ATGAAGCGCATCGCTTTGCTGGCATTGGCCTGCGGATTCGTCGTGGCATCAACAGGCGTCGCCAGCGCACAGAACTTCTTCCGGCAGATGCGAGTGGACTCGTTCGAGGGCTCCGGCATCGATCTGTACCATCACGGCGACTACGCAGGCGCGCTTTCGAAGTTTGAGGATGCGCTCCGGCTTTCGCCAGACGACCTGCAGGTGCGCTACAATCACGGCCTCGACTTGTATGCGCTCGGGCGTTTCAGTGATGCTGCCGGGGATTTCCGCGCGTGCCTCGTACAGCAGCCGGACTTCGTGCCCGCCCTCTTCAATCTCGGCGTGACCGACATCGCGCTCAACGACTATAACGGCGCGAAATCTATCTTCCAGCAGATCCTTTCCGACCACCCCACGTCCATGCGCGCGCATTTCGATCTGGGACTGTCGCAATATCTTTCGGGTCATCCGGATCAGGCAGAGAAAGACTTTGCCGTCGCGACGCTCTTGCATCCCCAGTACGTCCAAGCGCACTACGATCGGGCGCTCGCGATGTACAAGACCGACAACCTGGTCGGCGCCGATGCCGAACTCGCGGCGGCTCTCAAGCTGAATCCATCCTTCGCGAAGGGCTATTTCCTACGGGGAGCGATCCGGCTGCGGGAAGGCGACGATTCGGGAGCCCGCGGCCAGTTCGAGTCTGCGGCGAAGACGGCATCCGACCCGGTCTTGAAGTCGCTCTGCTCGCAGATCATCGCCCAGATTGGCGTCTGA
- a CDS encoding HAMP domain-containing sensor histidine kinase — translation MKEATSPVADVQRVRLRLTLAYAGILALLQIAFSVVVYLLISLVVWQDVQPISDWPGMPEVARAMMFKDAMFLLVANIVGLALVAGAAFLLAKTALRPLEQAIALQRQFTNDASHDLRTPLAVIRTETSAALHNAGLSAEASERLRIIDEQAQRMERLIDQLLTLSHVDADSALEREPTDLVVVVNGVVRDLQPLAQARSIELSVKRSESALVMGDELKLSQLVANLVDNAIKYSPERTSVEVGVWQARDAAFVAVADRGAGIPAEEHERIFLRFHRLDQARNGAGTGPAGHGLGLPLCRWIARAHGGDIAVDSREGKGSIFTVRLPALDS, via the coding sequence GTGAAGGAAGCGACGTCGCCCGTCGCCGACGTCCAGCGAGTCCGGCTCCGCCTCACGCTCGCGTACGCGGGCATTTTGGCGTTGCTGCAGATCGCATTTTCTGTCGTCGTCTATCTCTTGATCTCGCTTGTGGTATGGCAAGATGTTCAGCCGATCAGCGACTGGCCGGGCATGCCCGAAGTCGCGCGCGCGATGATGTTCAAGGACGCGATGTTCTTGCTCGTCGCGAACATCGTCGGGCTCGCGCTTGTAGCCGGCGCGGCATTCTTACTTGCGAAGACGGCGCTCCGGCCGTTGGAACAGGCGATCGCGCTGCAGCGGCAGTTCACGAACGACGCATCGCACGATCTGCGCACGCCGCTTGCCGTGATCCGCACCGAGACGTCGGCGGCACTCCACAACGCGGGCCTGAGCGCTGAGGCATCCGAACGCCTACGCATCATCGACGAGCAGGCACAGCGCATGGAGCGTCTTATCGATCAATTGCTGACGCTTTCGCACGTGGATGCGGACAGCGCGCTCGAACGCGAACCGACGGATCTCGTCGTGGTCGTCAACGGCGTGGTGCGCGATCTGCAGCCGCTCGCACAGGCACGCAGCATCGAGCTCAGTGTGAAGCGCAGCGAGAGCGCGCTCGTGATGGGCGACGAACTCAAACTCTCCCAGCTTGTCGCGAACCTCGTCGACAACGCGATCAAGTACAGTCCGGAACGCACGAGCGTGGAGGTCGGCGTCTGGCAGGCGCGCGACGCCGCGTTCGTCGCGGTCGCGGACCGGGGCGCCGGCATACCAGCCGAAGAGCACGAGCGCATCTTTTTGCGATTTCACCGGCTCGACCAGGCGCGCAACGGCGCGGGCACGGGTCCGGCTGGCCATGGTCTCGGGTTGCCGCTCTGCCGCTGGATCGCCCGCGCGCATGGCGGCGACATCGCGGTCGACAGCCGCGAAGGCAAGGGCAGCATATTCACCGTCCGGCTTCCGGCGTTGGATTCTTAA
- a CDS encoding response regulator transcription factor encodes MRLLLVEDDPSLASSLRRALEAQKFAVTMAGDGDRGLDELCGNDYQLAILDVLLPKRDGFSVCQEARKQGITTPILMLTARDAVSDRVAGLNSGADDYLAKPFAFPELLARVHALLRRPHQDLKPRTISVGDLSVDVLRHQALKRGKTMQLTKTEYRLLLYLLENAGIVLTKDAILDRLWGAEHGGNSNILEVYVKMLRRKLDDPGAPSFVRTVRGVGYTVDKP; translated from the coding sequence ATGCGCCTCCTCCTTGTGGAAGACGACCCAAGCCTTGCCTCCTCGCTGCGCCGTGCGCTCGAGGCTCAGAAGTTCGCGGTGACGATGGCCGGCGATGGCGATCGCGGCTTGGATGAGCTCTGCGGCAACGATTACCAGTTGGCGATTCTCGATGTCTTGCTTCCTAAACGAGACGGTTTCTCGGTCTGCCAAGAAGCCCGCAAGCAAGGCATCACCACGCCGATCCTCATGCTGACCGCTCGCGATGCGGTGTCCGACCGCGTCGCCGGGCTGAACAGCGGCGCAGACGACTATCTCGCCAAGCCTTTCGCGTTTCCCGAACTGCTGGCACGCGTGCACGCGTTGCTGCGTAGGCCGCACCAAGACCTCAAACCGCGCACCATATCGGTCGGCGACCTTTCTGTCGACGTCCTTCGGCATCAAGCGCTCAAGCGCGGCAAGACGATGCAGCTGACGAAGACCGAGTACCGTTTGTTGCTCTACTTGCTCGAGAACGCCGGTATCGTGCTGACCAAGGATGCGATCCTCGACAGGCTTTGGGGCGCCGAGCACGGCGGCAACAGCAACATCCTCGAGGTCTACGTGAAGATGCTGCGGCGAAAACTTGACGATCCCGGTGCACCGTCCTTCGTGCGCACCGTCCGGGGCGTCGGCTACACGGTCGACAAACCGTGA
- a CDS encoding DUF1343 domain-containing protein, with protein sequence MPRNVCAVIDDLGEIGPVRNGADVLADDDFKAIHDTRIAIVTNHTGLLLDGTRTIDALHANPDVALLRIFAPEHGLHGDRDDRFDDSRDDVTGLDVFSLHGERLRPTSEQLHGIDIVLFDIQDVGARFYTYISTLGYVLEACAENRVAVYVLDRPNPIGGYDVDGPSSDPECESFVAYHPLPLRHGMTIGELARLFNVEREIGADLRVVTMAGWQRSFWFDNCDQPWTDPSPNIRDLGAAALYPAVGLLEGTNVSVGRGTETPFHVIGAPWLDSARFAAALAHHELPGVAFEAVEFTPDDRAHPHSGKQCRGVRFAISDMQAMPTAHLALALINELRTLHPHEWEYRGLSALLARPDLLEAIEDEASELEDLWEPDPDFFDARAKALLY encoded by the coding sequence GTGCCGCGCAACGTATGCGCCGTGATCGATGATCTCGGAGAGATCGGTCCGGTTCGCAACGGCGCCGACGTATTAGCAGACGACGATTTCAAGGCTATTCACGACACCCGCATTGCGATCGTGACGAATCACACCGGTTTGCTCCTGGACGGCACCCGCACGATCGACGCGCTCCACGCAAATCCCGACGTCGCGCTGCTCCGCATCTTCGCTCCCGAACACGGGTTGCACGGGGATCGCGACGACCGATTCGACGATTCGCGCGACGACGTCACAGGACTGGATGTCTTCAGCCTGCACGGCGAGAGACTCCGGCCGACGTCCGAACAGTTGCACGGCATCGATATCGTTCTCTTCGATATCCAAGACGTCGGCGCGCGGTTCTACACCTACATCTCCACCCTCGGCTACGTACTGGAAGCATGCGCGGAGAATCGCGTCGCGGTGTACGTCTTGGACCGGCCCAACCCGATCGGCGGCTACGATGTGGATGGACCGTCGAGCGATCCGGAATGCGAATCGTTCGTGGCCTATCATCCGCTGCCGCTTCGCCACGGCATGACGATCGGCGAGCTCGCGCGATTGTTCAACGTAGAACGCGAGATCGGAGCTGACCTGCGCGTGGTGACGATGGCCGGATGGCAGCGTTCGTTCTGGTTTGACAACTGCGATCAACCGTGGACGGATCCGTCGCCAAATATCCGCGACCTCGGCGCCGCCGCACTCTATCCGGCCGTCGGTCTGCTCGAAGGAACGAACGTCTCGGTGGGTCGAGGAACCGAAACCCCGTTCCATGTCATCGGCGCGCCATGGCTCGATAGCGCGCGCTTCGCGGCCGCGCTCGCGCACCACGAACTGCCCGGCGTGGCGTTTGAGGCGGTCGAATTCACACCCGACGACCGCGCCCATCCGCACTCCGGCAAGCAGTGCCGTGGAGTGCGCTTCGCGATATCAGACATGCAAGCGATGCCGACCGCGCATCTCGCGCTCGCGCTGATCAACGAGTTGCGCACGCTTCATCCGCACGAATGGGAATATCGCGGGCTCAGCGCACTCCTAGCCCGGCCCGATCTTCTGGAGGCGATCGAGGACGAAGCAAGCGAGCTTGAAGATCTCTGGGAGCCGGATCCCGATTTTTTCGACGCGCGGGCAAAGGCGTTGCTCTACTAG
- a CDS encoding transporter substrate-binding domain-containing protein, translating to MARRMLILCACLAIFGCGAKTGAGRQPDSDLLAVVKQRGTLVVSTDGNYSPQSFLRSDGTWVGFDVDVARELGRRLGVKPEFVDSNFDAVTAGDWNGRWDVNVDSMSVTTARKQNLLFTAPYYFVPATFVVRRDSRVVAPSQLSGARVGVGTATTYQAYLHHALAGDIEPILVSAPSRARAVAFETDALALQELAIGGSKRIDAVLTAQPTAAAAIRAGLPLRIIASPIFYEDDAVALDKHSAAAPEPLLAAVDDALSDMLRDGTIARLSKKYYGADLTKKH from the coding sequence ATGGCCCGAAGAATGCTCATCCTCTGCGCATGTCTCGCCATCTTCGGCTGCGGTGCCAAGACCGGAGCGGGCCGCCAGCCCGACTCCGATCTGCTCGCGGTCGTCAAGCAGCGCGGTACGCTCGTCGTCTCGACCGACGGGAACTATTCACCGCAGTCGTTCCTGCGCTCGGACGGCACATGGGTCGGCTTCGATGTCGATGTGGCACGCGAGTTAGGGCGCAGGCTCGGCGTCAAACCGGAATTCGTGGACAGCAACTTCGACGCCGTGACAGCCGGCGATTGGAACGGCCGTTGGGACGTGAACGTGGACTCCATGAGCGTGACCACCGCGCGAAAGCAAAATCTGCTTTTCACCGCCCCGTATTATTTCGTTCCGGCGACATTCGTCGTGCGGCGCGATAGCCGCGTTGTCGCGCCGTCGCAGCTTTCCGGCGCGCGCGTCGGCGTCGGAACCGCCACGACGTATCAGGCCTATCTCCATCACGCGTTGGCCGGCGACATCGAGCCGATTCTCGTCAGCGCGCCGTCACGCGCGCGGGCGGTAGCGTTTGAAACGGATGCGCTCGCGCTCCAAGAGCTTGCCATCGGGGGAAGCAAGCGGATCGACGCAGTGCTGACCGCTCAGCCCACCGCGGCCGCAGCGATCCGCGCAGGCCTCCCGCTGCGCATCATCGCGAGCCCGATCTTCTACGAAGACGATGCGGTCGCGCTCGACAAGCACTCCGCGGCAGCGCCTGAGCCGCTGCTCGCAGCAGTCGATGACGCCTTATCCGATATGTTGCGCGATGGGACCATCGCTCGCCTATCAAAGAAGTACTATGGCGCAGATTTGACCAAGAAACATTAG